A part of Sebastes fasciatus isolate fSebFas1 chromosome 10, fSebFas1.pri, whole genome shotgun sequence genomic DNA contains:
- the LOC141775521 gene encoding neuronal acetylcholine receptor subunit alpha-9-II: MLNMIPLICLAMLLPEVAHSAQGHYAHKLLNDLMENYSNALRPVEDTDLALNVTLQITLSQIKDMDERNQVLNAYLWIRQTWHDAYLKWDKEDYDGLEVIHIPSSLVWRPDLVLYNKADDDFSGPMDTNVRLRYNGEITWDAPAITKSSCVVDVSYFPFDSQECNLTFGSWTYNGNQVDIIMGMEKGDLSDFVENVEWECHGMPATKNVIMYGCCSDPYPDITYTVLLQRRSSFYIFNLLLPCFLISFLAPLGFYLPADSGEKVSLGVTVLLALTVFQLMVAESMPPSESVPLIGKYYIATMTMVTASTSLTIFIMNIHFCGAEAKPVPQWAKVLIIDYMSKIFMVYEVGENCASGSSAPSSSHFPPEDICHQQHLNSHIHANGKPGNHSGRPDWQGRKYPRPQTPKPQHHPRVKAQHHITREDGSNFSSFAPGKYEVSNGKILTGDCCKEDQKVPCCPEDQKLPCCPEDKKLPPQGPTVTFGPCVFCSHSSSFPGVDTKLVRNVEYIANCFREQRATCAKGAEWKKIAKVMDRFFMWIFFIMVFLMSILIIGKKP; this comes from the exons TGGCTCACTCGGCTCAGGGTCATTATGCCCACAAGCTTCTGAATGACTTGATGGAGAATTATTCCAACGCTCTGCGGCCAGTTGAGGACACAGACCTAGCCCTCAACGTCACCTTACAGATCACCCTCTCTCAGATCAAAGACATG gatgAGAGGAACCAGGTGCTGAATGCCTACCTGTGGATCAGGCAGACGTGGCACGATGCTTACCTGAAGTGGGATAAAGAGGACTATGACGGACTGGAGGTGATCCACATCCCCAGCAGCCTCGTGTGGAGGCCCGACCTCGTCCTCTATAACAA AGCTGACGATGACTTCTCAGGGCCGATGGACACCAACGTGAGACTGCGCTACAACGGAGAGATAACCTGGGATGCTCCCGCCATCACCAAGAGCTCCTGCGTGGTGGACGTCTCCTACTTCCCCTTTGACAGCCAGGAGTGTAACCTGACTTTTGGTTCCTGGACCTACAATGGCAACCAg GTGGACATCATTATGGGCATGGAAAAAGGTGACCTGTCAGACTTTGTGGAAAATGTGGAGTGGGAGTGCCACGGGATGCCGGCCACCAAGAATGTCATCATGTACGGCTGCTGCTCCGACCCGTACCCAGACATCACCTATACGGTGCTCCTGCAGCGCCGCTCCTCCTTCTACATCTtcaacctcctcctcccctgctTCCTCATCTCCTTCTTGGCTCCTCTGGGTTTCTACCTGCCTGCAGACTCCGGGGAGAAGGTTTCCCTCGGAGTGACCGTTCTTCTGGCTCTCACTGTGTTCCAGCTGATGGTGGCTGAGAGCATGCCTCCGTCCGAGAGTGTGCCCCTAATAG GGAAGTACTATATTGCCACTATGACAATGGTCACAGCCTCCACATCTCTCACCATCTTCATCATGAACATCCACTTCTGTGGCGCAGAGGCCAAACCAGTCCCCCAGTGGGCAAAAGTCCTCATCATTGACTACATGTCCAAGATTTTCATGGTTTACGAGGTGGGCGAAAACTGTGCCTCTGGCTCCTCCGCCCCTTCGTCTTCTCACTTTCCCCCGGAAGACATCTGTCACCAGCAGCACCTCAACTCACATATTCATGCTAATGGTAAACCAGGGAACCACAGCGGCCGACCGGACTGGCAGGGTCGCAAATACCCCAGACCTCAGACCCCCAAGCCACAACACCATCCCAGAGTGAAAGCCCAGCACCACATCACCAGAGAAGACGGGAGCAACTTCTCCAGCTTTGCACCTGGGAAATATGAAGTCTCTAATGGGAAAATCCTGACAGGTGACTGCTGTAAAGAAGACCAGAAGGTCCCCTGCTGCCCTGAAGACCAAAAGCTTCCCTGCTGCCCTGAAGACAAAAAGCTTCCACCTCAAGGCCCCACTGTGACCTTTGGCCCCTGTGTGTTCTGCAGCCACAGCAGTAGCTTCCCTGGTGTGGACACCAAGCTGGTGCGCAACGTTGAATATATCGCCAACTGTTTCCGAGAGCAGAGGGCCACATGCGCCAAAGGGGCAGAATGGAAGAAGATCGCTAAGGTGATGGACAGATTCTTCATGTGGATCTTCTTCATCATGGTCTTCCTCATGAGCATCCTCATCATTGGCAAGAAGCCGTGA